The Actinomycetota bacterium genome has a segment encoding these proteins:
- the lysA gene encoding diaminopimelate decarboxylase, which yields MTQFPPALRHPTTPGGAGPGPGGASPADDGARAGRAPWPPDPFRDLDGRLCVGGLPLDEVVAATGTPAYVYDLDAVAAAYRRVAAAFEPIGGRVLYAVKANANLAVLATLAGLGAGFDVVSGGELVRVLRAGGDPALTVFAGVGKTEEELALAVGQGVTVHVESADELDALQAVAARLERPARFAVRVNPDVEVDTHVNIQTGHDEAKFGVPAAVAHDLLARSARGGLPGLRPVGVHVHVGSQLPDPDGIAAGARVGLEVLEAGRAAGLELDWLDVGGGLPVDYAGGPALGPELFAAALAPVVAGRNVRLGVEPGRALVARAGALVARVLYRKHRSAGRMLVVDTGMHHLLRPALYQATHRVRPLRAAPLAGPTEVVGPICESTDVLATDADLPDLAPGELVAFLDAGAYGMTMASNYNGQPRPPELVVSGGVARVARRRETWEDLLAAETASGAPVAAAQGPADPLGW from the coding sequence ATGACCCAGTTCCCGCCCGCCCTCCGGCATCCGACCACGCCTGGCGGCGCCGGTCCCGGTCCCGGCGGCGCCTCCCCGGCCGATGACGGCGCCCGGGCCGGCCGCGCCCCCTGGCCGCCCGACCCCTTCCGCGACCTCGACGGCCGCCTGTGCGTGGGCGGGCTGCCCCTCGACGAGGTGGTCGCCGCCACCGGGACCCCCGCCTACGTCTACGACCTGGACGCCGTCGCCGCCGCCTACCGGCGGGTGGCGGCCGCGTTCGAGCCGATCGGCGGGCGGGTCCTGTACGCGGTCAAGGCCAACGCCAACCTGGCCGTGCTGGCCACCCTGGCCGGGCTCGGGGCCGGCTTCGACGTGGTCAGCGGTGGGGAGCTGGTCCGGGTGCTGCGGGCCGGCGGCGACCCCGCCCTGACCGTGTTCGCCGGCGTCGGCAAGACCGAGGAGGAGCTGGCCCTGGCCGTGGGCCAGGGCGTCACCGTCCACGTGGAGTCGGCCGACGAGCTGGACGCCCTCCAGGCGGTGGCGGCGCGGCTGGAGCGGCCGGCCCGGTTCGCGGTCCGCGTCAACCCCGACGTCGAGGTCGACACCCACGTCAACATCCAGACCGGCCACGACGAGGCCAAGTTCGGCGTCCCGGCGGCGGTGGCCCACGACCTGCTGGCCAGGTCGGCCCGGGGCGGGCTGCCGGGGCTGCGGCCGGTCGGGGTCCACGTCCACGTCGGCTCCCAGCTGCCCGATCCCGACGGGATCGCCGCCGGCGCCCGGGTCGGCCTGGAGGTCCTGGAGGCCGGGCGGGCGGCCGGCCTGGAGCTGGACTGGCTGGACGTGGGCGGCGGTCTGCCGGTCGACTACGCCGGCGGGCCGGCCCTCGGCCCCGAGCTGTTCGCGGCCGCCCTGGCGCCGGTGGTGGCCGGCCGGAATGTCCGGCTGGGGGTCGAGCCGGGCCGGGCCCTGGTGGCTCGGGCCGGCGCCCTGGTGGCCCGGGTGCTGTACCGCAAGCACCGCAGCGCCGGCCGCATGCTGGTGGTCGACACCGGCATGCACCACCTGCTGCGGCCCGCCCTGTACCAGGCGACCCACCGGGTCCGGCCGCTGCGGGCGGCCCCGCTGGCCGGCCCGACCGAGGTCGTCGGCCCCATCTGCGAGTCCACCGACGTGCTCGCCACCGACGCCGACCTGCCCGACCTGGCGCCCGGCGAGCTGGTCGCGTTCCTGGACGCCGGTGCCTACGGCATGACCATGGCCAGCAACTACAACGGCCAGCCGCGCCCGCCCGAGCTGGTGGTCTCGGGCGGTGTGGCCAGGGTGGCCCGGCGCCGCGAGACCTGGGAGGACCTGCTGGCCGCCGAGACGGCCAGCGGCGCGCCGGTCGCCGCCGCCCAGGGCCCGGCCGACCCGCTCGGCTGGTAG
- a CDS encoding ATP-binding cassette domain-containing protein, translating into MADVLLDDVSRVYPDGSAAVSHLTLHVRHAELMVIVGPSGCGKSTVLRLIAGLEPLGGGTISIGGRVVNDLPPGERNLAMVFEAAALYPHLTAAQNLRFGLALRKLPAEEIEQRVEAESRVLRLGRFLDRKPKTLSAGQRQRVAVGRATVRVPEVFLLDEPLTHMDAGERIRLRTELAQLQHGLGVTAVYVTHDQSQAMAIGDRVAVMRGGRIEQVDEPRALYQRPANTFVASFMGEPAMNLVDGYIEEDGGRTYVVIGGQRLPFPGTPSGLMRGRSGPVTVGIRPEHVTDAGSEPGLPVLFSTAARIERLGYELLVSCPIATTSVTVSDTPGIDKPPGGQAHLIARFPRGHPVRRGDRVELAVDVSELSLFDPFTGQALWNPAA; encoded by the coding sequence ATGGCCGACGTCCTGCTCGACGATGTCTCCCGGGTGTACCCCGACGGCTCCGCGGCCGTCTCGCACCTGACCCTGCACGTCCGCCACGCCGAGCTGATGGTGATCGTCGGCCCCAGCGGCTGCGGCAAGAGCACCGTGCTGCGCCTGATCGCCGGCCTGGAGCCGCTCGGCGGGGGCACCATCAGCATCGGCGGCCGGGTGGTCAACGACCTCCCGCCGGGCGAGCGCAACCTGGCCATGGTGTTCGAGGCCGCCGCCCTGTACCCGCACCTGACCGCCGCCCAGAACCTCCGCTTCGGGCTGGCCCTGCGCAAGCTGCCGGCCGAGGAGATCGAGCAGCGGGTCGAGGCCGAGTCCCGGGTGCTGCGGCTGGGCCGCTTCCTGGACCGCAAGCCGAAGACGCTCTCGGCCGGGCAGCGGCAGCGGGTCGCCGTCGGGCGGGCCACGGTGCGGGTGCCTGAGGTGTTCCTGCTCGACGAGCCGCTCACCCACATGGACGCGGGCGAGCGCATCCGCCTGCGCACCGAGCTGGCCCAGCTCCAGCACGGGCTCGGCGTCACCGCCGTCTACGTCACCCACGACCAGTCCCAGGCCATGGCCATCGGCGACCGGGTGGCGGTGATGCGGGGCGGGCGGATCGAGCAGGTCGACGAGCCGAGGGCGCTGTACCAGCGGCCGGCCAACACCTTCGTGGCCAGCTTCATGGGCGAGCCGGCCATGAACCTCGTGGACGGCTACATCGAGGAGGACGGCGGCCGCACCTACGTGGTCATCGGCGGCCAGCGCCTGCCCTTCCCCGGCACCCCGTCGGGGCTGATGCGGGGCCGGAGCGGGCCGGTCACGGTCGGCATCCGGCCCGAGCACGTGACCGACGCCGGCTCCGAGCCGGGTCTGCCGGTGCTGTTCTCGACCGCGGCCCGGATCGAGCGTCTCGGCTACGAGCTGCTGGTCAGCTGCCCGATCGCCACCACCTCGGTCACCGTCAGCGACACCCCGGGGATCGACAAGCCCCCCGGCGGCCAGGCCCACCTGATCGCCCGCTTCCCCCGCGGCCACCCGGTCCGCCGCGGCGACCGGGTCGAGCTGGCCGTCGACGTCAGCGAGCTGTCGCTGTTCGACCCGTTCACCGGCCAGGCCCTCTGGAACCCGGCCGCCTAG